A part of Sediminispirochaeta bajacaliforniensis DSM 16054 genomic DNA contains:
- a CDS encoding UvrD-helicase domain-containing protein encodes MRFIGDFHIHSSYSRATSRQLNPENLDFWGRIKGISVVGTGDFTHPGWVAELKEKLEPAEPGLFRLKNEYRLGGEEAGLVLSGAEGEAASCRFLLTAEISSIYKYDDRVRKVHNVIFAPDFPTVERIQEKIERLGGNIRSDGRPILGLDSRDLLELCLEANERIFFVPAHIWTPWFSALGSKSGFDSIRACYRDLSDHIFAVETGLSSDPPMNWSCSFLDEYTLISNSDAHSPEKLGREANLFDTGLSYDEIVAAMKGGGKAGFRGTIEFFPQEGKYHFDGHRKCGISWDPLQTLHHDGRCPVCGRPVTVGVLNRVAQLADRKEPLDRPNRDPFYSLIPLKEVIAELEGLGPGSKKVGRRYVDCLNHLGSELDILLYKEIEEIRILAGPDLAEAVERMRQRQVLALPGFDGEYGRIKIWNPGEKPPVEGDAFSLFGKREALSPPETLGLIEFDLAAFQEEKKMTMEATDPESHSLPHAQAASPASSSSSEGLNLQQQAAADYCGGPSLIIAGPGTGKTRTLIEKITRLIHGGVVPSSIVAVTFANKAAGEVADRLRSAGITVNSSLSEADGVRVFTFHSLGLAIVKPHLALLEREGDFLIIDDEEKMALLKSKSDLSIRERKNLIGYISRVKNGILPEPEVSSNDSAGFRLYQGLLQRHNCLDYDDLLYLPLRLFEAHPDIMDSVREGFRHIIVDEYQDINPVQYELLRILTKGAEFCAVGDPNQSIYGFRGGSPEFIRRFAVDFPTAKLFSLSRSYRCPDTVLKASSQLLGEGAPLLAGPRPGVKIAVRKTATAASEAEQIARDVEERSGGMGFFSLDSGVAGAGSDDEIALSDIAVLCRTSMQMPILEKAFTDHRIPFRTIRTDSLFSGEPYRTFLNWIRFLAYGERAALFSSDIERISRAATGAAEPPATLRAALECFSDSDLLEEKVDIEEVENELARYWVPGGDAKAFLEASHLASGSDRYDARFQAVSIMTIHAAKGLEFDLVFIPGCEDSIIPCTLVGEKSEDVEEERRLLYVAMTRARQELLLSYAAKRTIFGKTIMQKESPFLTAIEDALIDRREAAAHRKDTADDDQLSLFD; translated from the coding sequence ATGCGCTTTATTGGTGATTTTCATATACACTCATCCTATTCAAGGGCCACCAGCCGGCAGCTCAACCCCGAAAACCTCGATTTTTGGGGCAGAATCAAGGGGATTTCGGTTGTCGGTACCGGCGATTTTACCCATCCGGGTTGGGTTGCCGAGTTGAAAGAGAAGCTTGAACCTGCCGAACCAGGACTCTTCAGGTTGAAAAACGAATACCGCCTTGGAGGAGAAGAGGCCGGGCTGGTTCTTTCCGGTGCGGAAGGTGAGGCTGCTTCCTGTCGCTTTCTCCTTACCGCAGAGATCAGCTCAATTTACAAGTACGATGACAGGGTACGAAAGGTCCATAACGTAATCTTTGCCCCCGATTTTCCGACGGTGGAACGTATTCAGGAAAAGATTGAGCGGCTCGGCGGGAATATTCGTTCCGACGGACGCCCCATTCTCGGTCTCGATTCCCGGGATCTGCTGGAGCTTTGTCTGGAAGCCAATGAACGCATTTTCTTTGTCCCGGCTCATATCTGGACCCCCTGGTTTTCCGCTCTGGGATCTAAATCGGGCTTTGATTCCATCAGAGCCTGTTATCGGGACCTTTCCGATCACATCTTTGCCGTGGAAACCGGACTCTCCTCCGATCCTCCCATGAACTGGAGCTGCTCTTTTTTGGATGAGTACACCCTCATCAGCAATTCCGATGCCCATTCCCCGGAAAAACTGGGAAGAGAGGCAAACCTTTTTGATACCGGCCTCTCCTATGACGAGATCGTCGCAGCAATGAAGGGAGGGGGAAAAGCTGGCTTTCGGGGGACGATAGAGTTCTTTCCCCAGGAGGGAAAGTATCATTTCGATGGCCACCGCAAGTGCGGTATTTCCTGGGATCCCCTTCAGACGCTCCACCATGACGGCCGATGCCCGGTCTGTGGGCGTCCCGTCACCGTCGGGGTACTGAATCGCGTTGCCCAGCTTGCCGATCGCAAGGAGCCCCTTGATCGTCCCAACCGCGATCCCTTTTACTCCCTCATTCCGCTAAAGGAGGTTATTGCCGAGCTGGAAGGGCTAGGGCCAGGCTCAAAAAAGGTCGGTCGGCGTTATGTCGATTGTTTGAACCACCTCGGCTCGGAGCTCGATATCTTGCTGTATAAGGAAATCGAAGAAATCAGAATCCTTGCGGGACCTGATCTTGCCGAGGCGGTGGAAAGGATGCGGCAGCGCCAGGTCCTTGCCCTTCCGGGCTTCGACGGAGAGTATGGCAGGATCAAAATCTGGAATCCTGGAGAAAAGCCTCCTGTAGAAGGAGACGCCTTCTCCCTTTTCGGAAAGCGTGAGGCCCTATCTCCGCCCGAAACGCTGGGCCTGATCGAATTTGACCTCGCCGCTTTTCAGGAGGAGAAAAAGATGACGATGGAGGCAACAGACCCGGAATCTCACAGCCTTCCACATGCTCAGGCAGCATCTCCTGCGTCGTCTTCTTCGTCAGAAGGACTGAATCTCCAGCAGCAAGCTGCCGCCGATTATTGCGGCGGCCCGAGTCTTATCATTGCCGGTCCGGGGACCGGAAAAACCCGTACCCTCATCGAAAAGATTACCCGGCTTATTCATGGAGGAGTCGTTCCTTCATCTATTGTCGCCGTCACATTTGCAAACAAGGCTGCAGGAGAAGTGGCGGACAGGCTGCGGTCCGCAGGAATCACCGTGAATTCTTCCCTTTCCGAAGCCGATGGAGTAAGGGTTTTTACCTTCCACAGCCTGGGACTTGCCATTGTAAAGCCGCACCTCGCCCTTTTGGAGCGCGAAGGCGATTTCCTTATCATCGATGATGAAGAGAAAATGGCCCTTCTGAAATCAAAGAGTGATCTTTCCATCCGGGAACGAAAAAATCTTATCGGCTATATATCGAGGGTAAAGAACGGAATACTCCCTGAACCGGAAGTGTCGAGCAATGATTCCGCTGGCTTTCGTTTGTATCAGGGGTTGCTTCAGCGCCATAACTGCCTCGATTACGATGATCTTCTTTACTTGCCGCTTCGACTTTTCGAAGCGCATCCCGATATCATGGATTCGGTGAGAGAGGGGTTCCGTCACATCATTGTTGACGAATATCAGGACATCAATCCCGTCCAGTATGAACTGCTTCGAATCCTGACGAAGGGGGCAGAATTTTGCGCCGTGGGAGATCCGAACCAGTCCATATACGGCTTCAGGGGAGGCTCTCCCGAGTTTATCCGCCGCTTTGCCGTCGATTTTCCCACAGCGAAGCTTTTTTCTCTTTCCAGAAGCTACCGCTGTCCCGATACGGTTCTCAAGGCTTCTTCTCAGTTGCTTGGAGAAGGGGCTCCGCTCCTTGCCGGTCCCCGGCCGGGGGTCAAAATCGCTGTCAGAAAAACGGCGACTGCCGCCTCCGAGGCCGAGCAGATTGCCCGGGATGTTGAGGAACGCAGCGGCGGTATGGGCTTCTTTTCCCTCGATAGCGGGGTTGCCGGGGCGGGTAGCGATGATGAGATTGCTCTGTCGGATATTGCCGTTTTATGTCGTACCTCGATGCAGATGCCCATCCTTGAAAAGGCCTTTACCGATCACCGTATCCCTTTCCGGACGATACGAACCGATTCTCTTTTTTCCGGAGAACCTTATCGTACGTTCCTGAACTGGATCAGGTTTCTTGCTTATGGAGAGCGTGCTGCCCTTTTTTCAAGCGATATTGAACGTATCAGTCGGGCGGCTACAGGGGCTGCCGAACCACCTGCAACACTTCGGGCGGCCCTTGAATGCTTTTCCGATTCGGATCTGCTTGAGGAAAAGGTGGATATTGAAGAGGTCGAGAATGAACTTGCCCGCTATTGGGTACCAGGAGGGGATGCAAAGGCCTTTCTGGAGGCATCGCACCTGGCCTCCGGCAGCGACCGTTACGACGCTCGGTTCCAGGCGGTAAGTATCATGACCATCCACGCCGCAAAGGGGCTTGAGTTTGATCTCGTTTTCATTCCCGGTTGTGAGGATTCGATCATTCCCTGCACCCTGGTCGGTGAAAAGTCGGAGGATGTGGAAGAGGAGCGACGGCTCTTATACGTTGCAATGACCCGGGCAAGGCAGGAACTATTGCTCTCCTACGCCGCCAAGCGAACCATTTTCGGCAAAACGATAATGCAAAAGGAAAGCCCTTTCCTTACCGCGATAGAAG